ACCGCGCGTACGGTACGGTCGCAGCAGGACTGGCGCGGTACAAGGCGGCCCAGGACGATGCCGCCGATCTCCTCGACGTGCAGCATGAGCCGCAGCGGACATACGGACGGCTGGTCGTGGGGGCGATGTACGCACGGGGGCAGCGCGACATGGAAGACATCATGGCCGTCCTCGGGGCACAGCCGGACGCGGCCGACCAGGCGGCGCTGTGGGCCTCCATCCGCTGGGGGGCGCTGCGGCACCGGAGACTGCTGGAAACCCCTCTCCGACACGTGCGCGCGGTGGAAAAGGCGCTGACGCGTTGCCGCACGGCGCGCGACGTGATGGCCCTGGTCCGTCTGGCCTCGCCTGAGCGGTATCTCCTGCTTGCGCATGCGCCTACGCGGCTCTCCTACTCGCCGCGCACCGACCGGCTGGCGGTCCTTTACGGTGACCATGTGGCGTACGGGTCCCAGACCATTCAGGCACCCGGCCGGTCGGGCAAGGTCCTGGTCGCACACGCCCTCGGCCTGCCGGACGACGAACTGGCCCGCGTGGAACAGGGTCGGCTCGTCAAGAAGCTCGCCCAGCACCAAATACCTACACCTGCCAATTGGGGCCGTGTGGTGAGCGAGTTGGAGGCCTGCGCGGTCGCCGTGGCGGAGGCCGGTGAGCCGGTGGAGCCGTGGCGGCGCGCCCTCTTCGAGGCAGTAGAACGGCTGACGGACAATGTCAAGCAGATGTTACCGACGGAGCTGACGCAGGCCTTTGCATAACGGGGGTGTGGCGATTTACGCTAATGACATGAAAAAGATTGCAGCCCTGCTTCTGGCCACACTGATGTTTTCGGGGTCCATCGCGAGCGCTGAGCCCCTCTCCAAGCTGCCTCCGTCGTCTGGTACTTCGTCTGCCGCGTCGTCTGTGCAGGCGCAGGACCCTTGCCTGGGCTGCTGAACCCTGTTACGCAGTTGTTACGCCTCCGGCGCGCGCCACGGCTATCGTGGAGGCATCGGAGGTGTTCCATTTGTACCCGCTCGGCACGGTGTTAACTGACCAGGAAGCGCAGCTACTGCGCGACGTTGCAGGCATGGAAAAGCGCCGCTCGGAGAGCGGCAAGGGCTGGCTGGCAACCTTCAGCTCTTCAGCCCGGCGGCACCAGGTGGCGCTGTGGTTGGCGAGCGCCCGAAGCGCGCGCCTGTCAGGGCACCCAGCACCCGGCCTCCCGCTGGAGCTACGCTCCGACTCGTCGCAAACATCGTCCCATCGGCTAACTGCATGAGGTAGAACCGGCCCTCGCCCTCCGGGGCGTAGTAGATGGTCACGTCGGCAGGCAAACTCATCTCGCCAAACAGCGGCCCCTCGAGCACGATCTGCTCGTCGGGTCGCTCGCCTGTTTCTGCCGGTCCGTGCCCGAGCGGTGGGGGCCGATCGCTCCGCCATTCCGGCCGCTTCTCTTCGGGGATGCTGAACAGCTCCCACCCCTCGGCGTCGCTGATGCCCAGACCGGTCAGGAACCGGTGGGCATTGGGCCGCAACATCGACGCGATGTCCTGGCGACCCGCCAGGTAGCCTTGGAGTGTCGAGCGGCCAATGCCGGTGGCCTGAGCGAAGTCGCTGACCAGGATTTCCAGCTTGTCGAGCAGATGCTTTGCCATCTGCCCCCGTGTGACCGCGTCATGGACCACTGGCGGGCGAGGAGTTTTTCGCCGCCGCGTGATCTTGGCGCGTTCGTTGCTCATTGCCTAATCATTAGCCAGATAAGCGGGCGGGTCAAGGGTGCCCAGAGACAGCCCCGCCCCCTCCATCGGGGGTATCGTCATTTCTCGGGTGGCTAACGATAGACCATCTTGACTGCTTAAAGTCTAATCATTAGACTTTTTGTATGGCCACCACCCCCAGCCAAACCAGCCCGGAGCGAATCCTGGCGCTCCGTGAGGCCAGCAAGCAGAGCCAGTTAGCCGTTGCAAAGGCCGCAAAGGTCAACCGCATGACCCTGGGCAAGCTCGAACGTCAGCCTTGCCGCCGCGTTGACCATTTTGTCCTGCGCCGACTGGCTGCCGCTCTCGGGGCCGAGAGCGTGGACGACCTGCTGGAGACGGCGTGAAAGTGCCGGTCGTCATCCAGCGGATCGCGTCTCCGGCGCTGGCCCGCGAACAGCAGGCAGAACTGCGGGCGGTGGCCGCCCTTATCCCCACTCACCCCGCGCCTCAGGCACGTGTTGAGCAGCTCGAACCCCGGAAGCGGGCGAGCTGAAAAGAAAGTGCCTTCGCGTCATAGCCGGTGCCACGGCTCTGCGAAGGCAGGAGGTACGTATGCAGAGTAACTTCTGTGGCCCACGCGCCACAATCCCCCCGGCGCTCAAGGTGCCCGTGTCCACCCTGGTGGACAACACGCGCCGCCTCTTCCGCCACAGCGTCTGGTACCACGCGGACCGCGCCTGCCCTGGCTGGCTGCACCTGGTGTTCTCGCCCGGCTGGCTGGGCAACACCGAGAGCGGCCGCGTCTGCCTCATGCGGCACATGACCTGCCTGGAAGATGAACTCCACCAGACCATCGAGCGCGTGCAGATCGAGCATGGCGTCCACCTGTGGCTGCGGCCCATCAAGGTCCCGACGACCTGGCCGCGCGAGAACGACAGGTTGTCGGAGGTGGCGTACAAAGCCTGGGCGCTGAACGTGCCGAAGGTGCGTGCGTTCCTTAAGGCGGTGGCGGCGTGAGCGGCGGCAAGGTTTACCGGCAGGTCGAGGTGCTGCGCCTGGAGCGCGACCCCCATGCCCTCATGTATGCCCCTGAACAGCCCTACCGCCTGACCCTATGGGAGCCGGAAACCAACGTCCATGAAGACGACGTGCCGCACGGGTGCAAGAACCTGAGCCGCATCGAACTGCTGGCCCTGCGGGATGTCTGCAACTTTCTGCTGGGAGAAGGGGAGGGGGCATCGTGAGTACTGACCACGCCTCTCGAAACCTCCAGCAGCTCGAGCTGCTGCGCGAGGCCCTGCCCGCCCCGTTGCGCCCCACGGTCGGCTCGGGCTACCGCCCCAGCGCCTGGTGCAAGAACTGCAGCACGCCCTACGACGTGGGCGAGTGTTGCTGCCCGGAATGCGGCCACCCACAGACGCCGCCGGTGCAGCAGACCCCGGCCCTGGGCACGTGCAGTGAGGCCGGTTGTGGCACGGCCTGCACAGGCCTCATCTGCTCGTCCTGCCTCGAGCGGCGGCTGTGATGCGCGCCTACCTCCGCTCTCAGCTCGGTTTCGGGCCGCTGGGCCTGCTGCTGGTCACGCCGCTGGTGCTGCTGGCCGCTGCGTTCGCAGTGCTGGGCCTCCATATGGCCTGGGCTGCCGCCGACCACCCCCAACTGCTGCTGGTTGCTGCCACCGAATACGCCGGCGCGCTGGCCGCGCTGTTCGTCGTCCGCCGCATTCAGGCCGCCGTGCCCCAGGAGTTGCCGTGAAACTCTCTGACATTCAGAAGCGCCTGAGTGCGCCTTTCCCCGCCCACCTCGTGAACT
Above is a genomic segment from Deinococcus carri containing:
- a CDS encoding helix-turn-helix transcriptional regulator; amino-acid sequence: MATTPSQTSPERILALREASKQSQLAVAKAAKVNRMTLGKLERQPCRRVDHFVLRRLAAALGAESVDDLLETA